In Euwallacea fornicatus isolate EFF26 chromosome 36, ASM4011564v1, whole genome shotgun sequence, a genomic segment contains:
- the LOC136348987 gene encoding uncharacterized protein isoform X4, protein MAWFQNFNLFDFEGGYQKMTSVLLYLLLLVVGLITMWLRKELLTWILIQIDGVYLPVISVPYPFFNRGRTIIDWAKQRLPRQWSSHLDTLSGACSNPYRHWNQPPNHAQEVAFKYLGIAPVFKDFPSPLTPTLKNRFLNYLSVVYKSINVLERERLLYRLTTPKFLARGMGLYTAEQYKEAEFFIYSTQDLVSLFNVEVCFTGPFSSRFKTTVLELLTKQRKSSNNSFKVESKTKKIKLQIEVQKDRVKVVYIANFCGIHEISLSHDHESVMGSPFFVNVVNYARISLENRQTSLPLKAISKPLLNSFWQTQDLPVSITPKSWTIYFAEQHYSCFQKFANSCFRTPCNITRASPVFSQSNSASPVCRRHIVPEDKIIGKLPAKIRRKASHFKKSCSYDSSVSSSSENSNEVDAEILSKRRNYWVEKKKQFWESVFNEDWNETRNCPPAVASRNTRLKHVDSLYLLRKRPVSKSLSDLRKSEIQHEDLVKPHQARLLHINDPRTLPEPSDDDSVA, encoded by the exons ATGGCGTGGTTCCAGAACTTCAACCTCTTCG ATTTTGAAGGGGGCTATCAAAAAATGACCTCAGTTCTCCTATATTTGCTTCTATTAGTGGTGGGACTGATCACCATGTGGCTAAGAAAAGAGCTTTTGACTTGGATTTTGATCCAGATTGATGGGGTTTACCTACCAG TAATATCGGTTCCCTATCCTTTCTTCAACCGCGGAAGAACCATAATTGATTGGGCAAAGCAGCGGCTTCCTAGACAATGGTCATCCCACTTGGACACTCTTTCAG GAGCCTGCTCTAACCCCTATAGACACTGGAACCAACCCCCTAACCACGCCCAAGAAGTCGCCTTCAAGTATTTAGGAATCGCCCCT GTCTTCAAAGATTTTCCATCCCCCCTTACTCCAACCCTTAAAAACAGATTTCTTAACTATCTGTCGGTTGTTTATAAATCGATAAATGTATTGGAGAGGGAGCGGTTGCTATATCGCTTAACAACCCCTAAATTTCTGGCAAGGGGGATGGGGCTGTATACCGCAGAACAATACAAGGAGGCTgagtttttcatttattcaacTCAAGACTTGGTCAGTTTGTTTAACGTGGAAGTGTGTTTTACGGGGCCCTTTTCATCGAGGTTCAAGACCACGGTCTTAGAGCTTTTGACCAAGCaaagaaaaagttcaaataatTCGTTTAAAGTTGAGTCAAAAACCAAGAAAATAAAGCTGCAAATAGAGGTGCAAAAAGATAGAGTCAAAGTTGTTTATATTGCAAATTTCTGCGGTATTCACGAAATTAGTTTGAGCCACGATCACGAGAGCGTCATGGGAAGCCCCTTTTTCGTTAACGTAGTAAACTATGCCAGGATTTCGTTAGAGAATAGGCAAACCTCTTTGCCTTTAAAGGCAATTTCCAAGCCATTGCTCAATAGCTTCTGGCAAACTCAGGATCTTCCCGTGAGCATCACCCCCAAGTCGTGGACCATATACTTCGCAGAGCAGCACTATTCCTGCTTCCAAAAATTCGCCAACAGCTGCtttcggacaccctgtaacATCACTAGAGCTTCTCCAGTGTTTAGCCAGAGCAATAGTGCTTCCCCAGTATGTAGAAGGCATATTGTGCCAGAAGacaaaattattggaaaattgccTGCTAAAATACGAAGAAAG GCTTCACACTTTAAAAAGTCCTGCTCTTATGATTCTTCAGTTTCTTCTTCGTCTGAAAACTCAAATGAGGTTGATGCAGAAATCCTAAGTAAAAGACGAAATTATTGGGTGGAGAAGAAGAAGCAATTCTGGGAAAGTGTCTTCAATGAAGATTGGAACGAGACACGGAATTGCCCACCAGCAGTAGCTTCACGAAATACTAGACTGAAACATGTAGACTCTCTGTATCTTCTCAGGAAACGTCCTGTTTCAAAGTCTCTAAGCGACCTGCGCAAAAGCGAGATTCAACATGAAGATTTAGTGAAACCTCATCAAGCTCGTTTGCTTCATATAAATGATCCTAGAACCCTTCCTGAGCCCTCAGATGATGATTCAGTAGCGTAA
- the LOC136348987 gene encoding uncharacterized protein isoform X1: MAWFQNFNLFDFEGGYQKMTSVLLYLLLLVVGLITMWLRKELLTWILIQIDGVYLPVISVPYPFFNRGRTIIDWAKQRLPRQWSSHLDTLSGGLVDFWQDGSLLCTLINSAIPGACSNPYRHWNQPPNHAQEVAFKYLGIAPVFKDFPSPLTPTLKNRFLNYLSVVYKSINVLERERLLYRLTTPKFLARGMGLYTAEQYKEAEFFIYSTQDLVSLFNVEVCFTGPFSSRFKTTVLELLTKQRKSSNNSFKVESKTKKIKLQIEVQKDRVKVVYIANFCGIHEISLSHDHESVMGSPFFVNVVNYARISLENRQTSLPLKAISKPLLNSFWQTQDLPVSITPKSWTIYFAEQHYSCFQKFANSCFRTPCNITRASPVFSQSNSASPVCRRHIVPEDKIIGKLPAKIRRKASHFKKSCSYDSSVSSSSENSNEVDAEILSKRRNYWVEKKKQFWESVFNEDWNETRNCPPAVASRNTRLKHVDSLYLLRKRPVSKSLSDLRKSEIQHEDLVKPHQARLLHINDPRTLPEPSDDDSVA, from the exons ATGGCGTGGTTCCAGAACTTCAACCTCTTCG ATTTTGAAGGGGGCTATCAAAAAATGACCTCAGTTCTCCTATATTTGCTTCTATTAGTGGTGGGACTGATCACCATGTGGCTAAGAAAAGAGCTTTTGACTTGGATTTTGATCCAGATTGATGGGGTTTACCTACCAG TAATATCGGTTCCCTATCCTTTCTTCAACCGCGGAAGAACCATAATTGATTGGGCAAAGCAGCGGCTTCCTAGACAATGGTCATCCCACTTGGACACTCTTTCAG GTGGTCTTGTTGATTTCTGGCAAGACGGCTCTCTTCTCTGCACTCTCATAAATTCTGCTATTCCAGGAGCCTGCTCTAACCCCTATAGACACTGGAACCAACCCCCTAACCACGCCCAAGAAGTCGCCTTCAAGTATTTAGGAATCGCCCCT GTCTTCAAAGATTTTCCATCCCCCCTTACTCCAACCCTTAAAAACAGATTTCTTAACTATCTGTCGGTTGTTTATAAATCGATAAATGTATTGGAGAGGGAGCGGTTGCTATATCGCTTAACAACCCCTAAATTTCTGGCAAGGGGGATGGGGCTGTATACCGCAGAACAATACAAGGAGGCTgagtttttcatttattcaacTCAAGACTTGGTCAGTTTGTTTAACGTGGAAGTGTGTTTTACGGGGCCCTTTTCATCGAGGTTCAAGACCACGGTCTTAGAGCTTTTGACCAAGCaaagaaaaagttcaaataatTCGTTTAAAGTTGAGTCAAAAACCAAGAAAATAAAGCTGCAAATAGAGGTGCAAAAAGATAGAGTCAAAGTTGTTTATATTGCAAATTTCTGCGGTATTCACGAAATTAGTTTGAGCCACGATCACGAGAGCGTCATGGGAAGCCCCTTTTTCGTTAACGTAGTAAACTATGCCAGGATTTCGTTAGAGAATAGGCAAACCTCTTTGCCTTTAAAGGCAATTTCCAAGCCATTGCTCAATAGCTTCTGGCAAACTCAGGATCTTCCCGTGAGCATCACCCCCAAGTCGTGGACCATATACTTCGCAGAGCAGCACTATTCCTGCTTCCAAAAATTCGCCAACAGCTGCtttcggacaccctgtaacATCACTAGAGCTTCTCCAGTGTTTAGCCAGAGCAATAGTGCTTCCCCAGTATGTAGAAGGCATATTGTGCCAGAAGacaaaattattggaaaattgccTGCTAAAATACGAAGAAAG GCTTCACACTTTAAAAAGTCCTGCTCTTATGATTCTTCAGTTTCTTCTTCGTCTGAAAACTCAAATGAGGTTGATGCAGAAATCCTAAGTAAAAGACGAAATTATTGGGTGGAGAAGAAGAAGCAATTCTGGGAAAGTGTCTTCAATGAAGATTGGAACGAGACACGGAATTGCCCACCAGCAGTAGCTTCACGAAATACTAGACTGAAACATGTAGACTCTCTGTATCTTCTCAGGAAACGTCCTGTTTCAAAGTCTCTAAGCGACCTGCGCAAAAGCGAGATTCAACATGAAGATTTAGTGAAACCTCATCAAGCTCGTTTGCTTCATATAAATGATCCTAGAACCCTTCCTGAGCCCTCAGATGATGATTCAGTAGCGTAA
- the LOC136348987 gene encoding uncharacterized protein isoform X2, whose protein sequence is MAWFQNFNLFGGYQKMTSVLLYLLLLVVGLITMWLRKELLTWILIQIDGVYLPVISVPYPFFNRGRTIIDWAKQRLPRQWSSHLDTLSGGLVDFWQDGSLLCTLINSAIPGACSNPYRHWNQPPNHAQEVAFKYLGIAPVFKDFPSPLTPTLKNRFLNYLSVVYKSINVLERERLLYRLTTPKFLARGMGLYTAEQYKEAEFFIYSTQDLVSLFNVEVCFTGPFSSRFKTTVLELLTKQRKSSNNSFKVESKTKKIKLQIEVQKDRVKVVYIANFCGIHEISLSHDHESVMGSPFFVNVVNYARISLENRQTSLPLKAISKPLLNSFWQTQDLPVSITPKSWTIYFAEQHYSCFQKFANSCFRTPCNITRASPVFSQSNSASPVCRRHIVPEDKIIGKLPAKIRRKASHFKKSCSYDSSVSSSSENSNEVDAEILSKRRNYWVEKKKQFWESVFNEDWNETRNCPPAVASRNTRLKHVDSLYLLRKRPVSKSLSDLRKSEIQHEDLVKPHQARLLHINDPRTLPEPSDDDSVA, encoded by the exons ATGGCGTGGTTCCAGAACTTCAACCTCTTCG GGGGCTATCAAAAAATGACCTCAGTTCTCCTATATTTGCTTCTATTAGTGGTGGGACTGATCACCATGTGGCTAAGAAAAGAGCTTTTGACTTGGATTTTGATCCAGATTGATGGGGTTTACCTACCAG TAATATCGGTTCCCTATCCTTTCTTCAACCGCGGAAGAACCATAATTGATTGGGCAAAGCAGCGGCTTCCTAGACAATGGTCATCCCACTTGGACACTCTTTCAG GTGGTCTTGTTGATTTCTGGCAAGACGGCTCTCTTCTCTGCACTCTCATAAATTCTGCTATTCCAGGAGCCTGCTCTAACCCCTATAGACACTGGAACCAACCCCCTAACCACGCCCAAGAAGTCGCCTTCAAGTATTTAGGAATCGCCCCT GTCTTCAAAGATTTTCCATCCCCCCTTACTCCAACCCTTAAAAACAGATTTCTTAACTATCTGTCGGTTGTTTATAAATCGATAAATGTATTGGAGAGGGAGCGGTTGCTATATCGCTTAACAACCCCTAAATTTCTGGCAAGGGGGATGGGGCTGTATACCGCAGAACAATACAAGGAGGCTgagtttttcatttattcaacTCAAGACTTGGTCAGTTTGTTTAACGTGGAAGTGTGTTTTACGGGGCCCTTTTCATCGAGGTTCAAGACCACGGTCTTAGAGCTTTTGACCAAGCaaagaaaaagttcaaataatTCGTTTAAAGTTGAGTCAAAAACCAAGAAAATAAAGCTGCAAATAGAGGTGCAAAAAGATAGAGTCAAAGTTGTTTATATTGCAAATTTCTGCGGTATTCACGAAATTAGTTTGAGCCACGATCACGAGAGCGTCATGGGAAGCCCCTTTTTCGTTAACGTAGTAAACTATGCCAGGATTTCGTTAGAGAATAGGCAAACCTCTTTGCCTTTAAAGGCAATTTCCAAGCCATTGCTCAATAGCTTCTGGCAAACTCAGGATCTTCCCGTGAGCATCACCCCCAAGTCGTGGACCATATACTTCGCAGAGCAGCACTATTCCTGCTTCCAAAAATTCGCCAACAGCTGCtttcggacaccctgtaacATCACTAGAGCTTCTCCAGTGTTTAGCCAGAGCAATAGTGCTTCCCCAGTATGTAGAAGGCATATTGTGCCAGAAGacaaaattattggaaaattgccTGCTAAAATACGAAGAAAG GCTTCACACTTTAAAAAGTCCTGCTCTTATGATTCTTCAGTTTCTTCTTCGTCTGAAAACTCAAATGAGGTTGATGCAGAAATCCTAAGTAAAAGACGAAATTATTGGGTGGAGAAGAAGAAGCAATTCTGGGAAAGTGTCTTCAATGAAGATTGGAACGAGACACGGAATTGCCCACCAGCAGTAGCTTCACGAAATACTAGACTGAAACATGTAGACTCTCTGTATCTTCTCAGGAAACGTCCTGTTTCAAAGTCTCTAAGCGACCTGCGCAAAAGCGAGATTCAACATGAAGATTTAGTGAAACCTCATCAAGCTCGTTTGCTTCATATAAATGATCCTAGAACCCTTCCTGAGCCCTCAGATGATGATTCAGTAGCGTAA
- the LOC136348987 gene encoding uncharacterized protein isoform X3: MAWFQNFNLFVVGLITMWLRKELLTWILIQIDGVYLPVISVPYPFFNRGRTIIDWAKQRLPRQWSSHLDTLSGGLVDFWQDGSLLCTLINSAIPGACSNPYRHWNQPPNHAQEVAFKYLGIAPVFKDFPSPLTPTLKNRFLNYLSVVYKSINVLERERLLYRLTTPKFLARGMGLYTAEQYKEAEFFIYSTQDLVSLFNVEVCFTGPFSSRFKTTVLELLTKQRKSSNNSFKVESKTKKIKLQIEVQKDRVKVVYIANFCGIHEISLSHDHESVMGSPFFVNVVNYARISLENRQTSLPLKAISKPLLNSFWQTQDLPVSITPKSWTIYFAEQHYSCFQKFANSCFRTPCNITRASPVFSQSNSASPVCRRHIVPEDKIIGKLPAKIRRKASHFKKSCSYDSSVSSSSENSNEVDAEILSKRRNYWVEKKKQFWESVFNEDWNETRNCPPAVASRNTRLKHVDSLYLLRKRPVSKSLSDLRKSEIQHEDLVKPHQARLLHINDPRTLPEPSDDDSVA, encoded by the exons ATGGCGTGGTTCCAGAACTTCAACCTCTTCG TGGTGGGACTGATCACCATGTGGCTAAGAAAAGAGCTTTTGACTTGGATTTTGATCCAGATTGATGGGGTTTACCTACCAG TAATATCGGTTCCCTATCCTTTCTTCAACCGCGGAAGAACCATAATTGATTGGGCAAAGCAGCGGCTTCCTAGACAATGGTCATCCCACTTGGACACTCTTTCAG GTGGTCTTGTTGATTTCTGGCAAGACGGCTCTCTTCTCTGCACTCTCATAAATTCTGCTATTCCAGGAGCCTGCTCTAACCCCTATAGACACTGGAACCAACCCCCTAACCACGCCCAAGAAGTCGCCTTCAAGTATTTAGGAATCGCCCCT GTCTTCAAAGATTTTCCATCCCCCCTTACTCCAACCCTTAAAAACAGATTTCTTAACTATCTGTCGGTTGTTTATAAATCGATAAATGTATTGGAGAGGGAGCGGTTGCTATATCGCTTAACAACCCCTAAATTTCTGGCAAGGGGGATGGGGCTGTATACCGCAGAACAATACAAGGAGGCTgagtttttcatttattcaacTCAAGACTTGGTCAGTTTGTTTAACGTGGAAGTGTGTTTTACGGGGCCCTTTTCATCGAGGTTCAAGACCACGGTCTTAGAGCTTTTGACCAAGCaaagaaaaagttcaaataatTCGTTTAAAGTTGAGTCAAAAACCAAGAAAATAAAGCTGCAAATAGAGGTGCAAAAAGATAGAGTCAAAGTTGTTTATATTGCAAATTTCTGCGGTATTCACGAAATTAGTTTGAGCCACGATCACGAGAGCGTCATGGGAAGCCCCTTTTTCGTTAACGTAGTAAACTATGCCAGGATTTCGTTAGAGAATAGGCAAACCTCTTTGCCTTTAAAGGCAATTTCCAAGCCATTGCTCAATAGCTTCTGGCAAACTCAGGATCTTCCCGTGAGCATCACCCCCAAGTCGTGGACCATATACTTCGCAGAGCAGCACTATTCCTGCTTCCAAAAATTCGCCAACAGCTGCtttcggacaccctgtaacATCACTAGAGCTTCTCCAGTGTTTAGCCAGAGCAATAGTGCTTCCCCAGTATGTAGAAGGCATATTGTGCCAGAAGacaaaattattggaaaattgccTGCTAAAATACGAAGAAAG GCTTCACACTTTAAAAAGTCCTGCTCTTATGATTCTTCAGTTTCTTCTTCGTCTGAAAACTCAAATGAGGTTGATGCAGAAATCCTAAGTAAAAGACGAAATTATTGGGTGGAGAAGAAGAAGCAATTCTGGGAAAGTGTCTTCAATGAAGATTGGAACGAGACACGGAATTGCCCACCAGCAGTAGCTTCACGAAATACTAGACTGAAACATGTAGACTCTCTGTATCTTCTCAGGAAACGTCCTGTTTCAAAGTCTCTAAGCGACCTGCGCAAAAGCGAGATTCAACATGAAGATTTAGTGAAACCTCATCAAGCTCGTTTGCTTCATATAAATGATCCTAGAACCCTTCCTGAGCCCTCAGATGATGATTCAGTAGCGTAA